GGCAATCAAACAACTGAATCAAGATACTGCCGTCCATGGGATCATGGTTTTACAGCCTCTGCCGTCACAGTTAGCGGTGGCACAATTGGCCGAAGTGATCGCACCAGCCAAAGATGTTGACAGTATCAGTCGGCTGAATCAGGCGGCCAACTATTTTGACATCGAAAGTGGTTTTTATCCTTGTACGGCTGAGGCAGTAATGGCGCTGTTGGACTATTATCAGATCAATTTAGCGGGTCAGCGCGTGACTGTGGTCGGCAAAAGCATGGTTGTAGGCAAGCCAGTGGCATTAGCACTGATGAATCGTGATGCCACCGTGACGGTGGCGCATAAGTTGACTCTGGACTTGCAGCAGACTTGTCAAAATGCAGATGTGATCGTCGCCTGTGCAGGTGTTCCCAATTTGATCGATGAAACCATGGTCCATGCGGGGCAAGTGATCATCGACGTTGGAATCAATCGCGT
This is a stretch of genomic DNA from Loigolactobacillus coryniformis subsp. coryniformis KCTC 3167 = DSM 20001. It encodes these proteins:
- a CDS encoding bifunctional 5,10-methylenetetrahydrofolate dehydrogenase/5,10-methenyltetrahydrofolate cyclohydrolase → MKILSGHPVVQHLFTALETPVAQLRAQGIVPCLALIRVGADPAAQSYARTIQNRFAKAQVAVQIVDFPTDVQPTIVVQAIKQLNQDTAVHGIMVLQPLPSQLAVAQLAEVIAPAKDVDSISRLNQAANYFDIESGFYPCTAEAVMALLDYYQINLAGQRVTVVGKSMVVGKPVALALMNRDATVTVAHKLTLDLQQTCQNADVIVACAGVPNLIDETMVHAGQVIIDVGINRVNGRLVGDVDWPAIHPIVAAATPVPGGVGTITTSILLKHTVQSAWLQQPSAQPLIIE